A single window of Paenibacillus sp. SYP-B4298 DNA harbors:
- the nirD gene encoding nitrite reductase small subunit NirD: MSNKVKIGDIGDIDAKGARILHVGDTELAVFRLSDGTIRAVENRCPHKGGKLSEGMVCGSSVHCPLHDWRIDLHTGQVHEPDEGCVPTYPTEVDRASGSVYIKL; this comes from the coding sequence ATGAGTAACAAGGTGAAGATCGGAGACATCGGGGACATTGACGCAAAGGGCGCACGCATCCTGCACGTGGGGGATACAGAATTGGCGGTATTTCGCTTGAGCGACGGCACCATTCGGGCTGTGGAAAATCGTTGTCCGCATAAGGGCGGCAAGCTGTCGGAGGGGATGGTCTGCGGCTCATCGGTTCACTGTCCGCTCCATGATTGGCGTATCGATCTGCATACAGGACAGGTGCATGAGCCGGATGAAGGCTGTGTTCCCACGTATCCTACTGAAGTGGATCGTGCTAGCGGCAGCGTATATATCAAGCTGTAA
- the nirB gene encoding nitrite reductase large subunit NirB: MAKQLVLVGNGMAGISMLENVLKLAPEAYEITVFGAEPHPNYNRIMLSSVLAGGANMQEIIMNDWNWYKEHRIQLYTGDAVTEIDKDRRIVRSARGREVRYDELIVATGSNPFMLPIPGADKEGVIGFRDIKDCETMMEASRRYRRAAVIGGGLLGLEAARGLLHLGMDVSVIHINPYLMERQLDQTAALMLQRELEAQGMKFLLQKQTAGIIGKKRVEGLKFQDGSQLACDLVVMAVGIRPNVQLARSAGIEVQRGIVVNDFMETSEPHIYAVGECAEHNGISYGLVAPLYEQGAVLAKRLAGVETAGYKGSVTSTKLKVSGVDVFSAGQYGDAPGTRSLRFQDEVNGYYKKLVLRDGKLMGAVLFGDTTDGASLFSLIRSGESVEGREQELLLGAAYGGGSSNVGGSMTARLAAMPDDEIVCGCNGVAKAAIAGAITEKGCNTVADIKACTKASGSCGGCKPLVEGLLQLYAGDAAGEPMKEGICGCTTHTREEIVEGIQSMGLRSVKEVIHVMEWRTAEGCSKCRPALNYYLGMLWPGEYQDEKESRFTNERYHANIQKDGTYSVVPRIYGGVTSPSDLKKIAAVAEKYDVPMVKFTGGQRLDLLGVKKEDLPKIWEELDMPSGHAYGKMLRTVKTCVGNTFCRFGTQDSIGMGIRLEKAFERLDAPAKVKLAVSGCPRNCAESTIKDLGVIAIDGGWELYIGGNGGIKVRASELLCTVKTEDEVVEWTGAFLQYYRENASWNERTAHWVERVGLDAVKTALEKPEDRAALVARIEKTLSHTRDPWREIIEHEHLRKNFEPLAHVQPVTG, from the coding sequence ATGGCGAAACAACTGGTGCTGGTAGGCAATGGGATGGCGGGAATCAGCATGCTGGAGAATGTACTCAAGCTGGCTCCGGAAGCTTATGAAATAACAGTGTTTGGGGCAGAGCCTCATCCGAATTACAACCGCATTATGCTGTCTTCCGTACTGGCAGGCGGCGCGAATATGCAGGAAATCATTATGAACGATTGGAATTGGTATAAGGAGCACCGCATCCAACTGTACACGGGAGATGCCGTGACGGAGATTGACAAGGACCGCCGGATCGTGCGCTCTGCGCGCGGTCGCGAGGTGCGATATGACGAGTTAATTGTTGCCACAGGTTCCAATCCGTTCATGCTGCCGATTCCCGGTGCGGACAAGGAAGGGGTGATTGGCTTCCGTGACATCAAGGACTGCGAGACGATGATGGAGGCTTCGCGCCGCTACAGGCGGGCGGCTGTCATCGGCGGAGGCTTGCTTGGCCTGGAGGCAGCCCGTGGCCTGCTTCATCTGGGTATGGATGTCAGCGTTATTCACATCAACCCCTATCTCATGGAGCGGCAGCTTGACCAGACAGCGGCGCTGATGCTGCAGCGGGAGCTGGAGGCGCAGGGCATGAAGTTTCTCCTGCAGAAGCAGACGGCAGGCATCATAGGCAAGAAGCGCGTGGAGGGGCTGAAGTTTCAGGATGGCAGTCAGCTCGCTTGCGATCTGGTCGTCATGGCAGTCGGCATCCGGCCCAATGTTCAATTGGCTCGCTCTGCAGGGATCGAGGTTCAGCGCGGAATCGTAGTCAATGATTTCATGGAAACGAGTGAGCCTCATATCTATGCGGTAGGCGAGTGCGCCGAGCATAACGGCATCTCCTATGGCCTGGTTGCTCCGCTGTATGAGCAGGGCGCGGTGCTGGCCAAGCGGCTGGCAGGCGTGGAGACGGCTGGCTATAAAGGCTCGGTCACCTCAACCAAGCTCAAGGTGTCCGGTGTCGATGTCTTCTCCGCAGGACAATATGGGGATGCGCCGGGAACGCGCTCGTTGCGGTTCCAGGATGAAGTGAACGGCTATTATAAGAAGCTTGTGCTGCGGGACGGCAAGCTGATGGGGGCTGTGCTGTTCGGAGATACCACAGATGGCGCCTCCTTGTTCTCGCTCATACGCAGCGGCGAGTCTGTGGAGGGGCGCGAGCAGGAGCTGTTGCTTGGCGCGGCTTATGGCGGCGGTTCAAGCAATGTCGGCGGCTCTATGACAGCGCGGCTGGCGGCGATGCCAGACGACGAGATCGTCTGCGGCTGCAACGGGGTCGCCAAGGCGGCGATCGCCGGGGCGATTACGGAGAAGGGCTGCAACACGGTGGCGGACATCAAGGCTTGTACGAAGGCGTCAGGCTCTTGCGGGGGCTGTAAGCCACTGGTGGAGGGGCTGCTCCAGCTCTATGCCGGCGATGCGGCTGGCGAGCCGATGAAGGAGGGAATCTGTGGCTGTACGACGCATACTCGCGAGGAGATCGTGGAGGGCATCCAGTCGATGGGGCTTCGCTCCGTCAAGGAAGTTATCCATGTGATGGAATGGCGGACTGCTGAGGGCTGTTCCAAATGCCGTCCGGCGTTGAATTACTACCTGGGTATGCTGTGGCCGGGTGAGTACCAGGATGAGAAGGAATCCAGATTCACGAATGAGCGGTACCATGCCAACATTCAGAAGGACGGCACCTACTCGGTCGTGCCCCGCATCTATGGCGGCGTGACCTCTCCGAGCGATCTGAAGAAGATAGCGGCTGTCGCGGAGAAATACGATGTGCCGATGGTCAAATTCACCGGGGGACAGCGCCTCGACCTGCTCGGTGTGAAGAAGGAAGACCTGCCGAAGATATGGGAGGAGCTGGATATGCCTTCGGGGCATGCCTACGGCAAGATGCTTCGTACCGTCAAGACATGCGTTGGCAACACGTTCTGCCGCTTCGGAACGCAGGACTCGATCGGGATGGGCATCCGGCTGGAGAAGGCATTCGAGCGTCTCGACGCGCCGGCGAAGGTGAAGCTGGCAGTGTCCGGTTGTCCCCGCAACTGCGCGGAGTCCACGATCAAGGATCTGGGGGTCATCGCGATCGATGGCGGCTGGGAGCTGTATATCGGCGGCAATGGCGGCATCAAGGTCAGAGCCTCAGAGCTGCTCTGCACGGTCAAGACCGAGGATGAGGTGGTGGAATGGACCGGAGCTTTCCTGCAATATTACCGGGAGAATGCGAGCTGGAACGAGCGGACGGCGCATTGGGTGGAGCGTGTCGGACTCGATGCGGTGAAGACGGCGCTGGAGAAGCCAGAGGACCGGGCTGCGCTGGTAGCACGCATCGAGAAGACGCTGAGCCATACGCGCGATCCATGGCGGGAAATTATTGAACACGAACATCTGCGCAAAAATTTCGAGCCGCTGGCACATGTACAGCCAGTGACAGGTTAG
- a CDS encoding ANTAR domain-containing response regulator, translating into MRSLFIIHPQDQEATASRDRSSRAEQPEHRLAAFGYHVVISRNGAALEPASLDADAVILHLPLGEIGACSAKLNALRPLPLLWWCSSVTAAASAAFCEDELLIDGILAPTMGESELHWALHLGAKHFMQRQQWAQERTELLSRLEERKWIDMAKSILCKVNGISEAEAYDMLRKRAMNDRKRIVDVATAIVQAHHILKA; encoded by the coding sequence ATGCGTTCTTTGTTTATTATACATCCACAGGACCAGGAAGCCACAGCCAGTCGGGATCGGTCATCACGAGCAGAGCAGCCCGAGCACCGACTGGCAGCCTTCGGCTACCATGTCGTCATCTCCCGGAACGGAGCAGCTCTGGAACCGGCATCGCTTGATGCGGATGCTGTAATCCTGCATCTGCCGCTCGGGGAGATCGGCGCATGCAGCGCCAAGCTGAATGCATTACGTCCTCTTCCATTGCTATGGTGGTGCTCTTCTGTCACTGCCGCCGCCTCGGCTGCATTTTGCGAGGATGAGCTGCTAATAGACGGCATTCTGGCTCCCACAATGGGCGAGAGCGAGCTGCATTGGGCGCTGCATCTGGGCGCCAAGCACTTCATGCAGCGCCAGCAATGGGCACAAGAACGCACCGAGCTGCTCTCTCGGCTGGAGGAACGCAAATGGATTGATATGGCGAAGAGCATTCTGTGCAAGGTGAACGGCATTTCCGAGGCTGAAGCCTACGATATGCTGCGCAAGCGGGCCATGAACGACCGCAAGCGAATCGTCGATGTAGCGACCGCCATCGTGCAGGCGCATCACATATTAAAGGCCTAG
- a CDS encoding anthranilate phosphoribosyltransferase, with amino-acid sequence MIHWLKEIGRGKRGARDLTYDEALQAADAILTGKATPAQIGAFFLAERIKMESVEELAAFADICRSHAARTVHPGSLDCAGPYDGRAKSFMATFATAFVLAAAGQRVTLHGMPSLPPKWGVTPVDLLRELGVDAATLPVEQAIRTATDTGVLFASAEQWCPPLLSLRSIREELGMRTVLNTAEKLVDYGQSPYIVFGVFHNTVFERMSSLISRLGYERGLIVQGAEGSEDLFIHRPTRTYRVENGEAHLQVINPEAYGLEQEPPELAWDAALQLATTREVLQGTAHMAFVHQVLLNAAVRLELTGRASSVEEGIYTCKALLDSGEPWRLFQRWQQSLQPKTAAEGVAQQALQP; translated from the coding sequence ATGATCCACTGGCTCAAAGAGATCGGGCGCGGCAAGCGTGGCGCCCGTGATTTAACCTATGATGAAGCGCTGCAGGCCGCAGATGCCATCCTGACCGGCAAGGCTACCCCTGCGCAGATCGGCGCCTTCTTCCTCGCGGAACGCATCAAGATGGAGAGCGTCGAGGAGCTGGCAGCCTTCGCAGACATCTGCCGCAGCCATGCGGCGCGCACTGTTCACCCCGGCAGCCTCGACTGCGCCGGCCCTTACGATGGACGGGCGAAGTCCTTCATGGCCACCTTCGCCACCGCCTTTGTGCTGGCGGCTGCAGGACAGCGGGTGACCCTGCACGGTATGCCCTCGCTTCCTCCCAAGTGGGGCGTGACACCTGTCGATTTGCTGCGCGAATTGGGCGTAGACGCCGCCACCTTGCCCGTAGAGCAGGCAATACGCACAGCTACAGATACCGGCGTGTTGTTCGCATCCGCCGAGCAATGGTGTCCGCCGCTGCTCAGCCTGCGGAGCATCCGGGAAGAGCTGGGTATGCGTACCGTGCTGAATACAGCAGAAAAACTGGTCGATTACGGACAGTCCCCCTACATCGTATTTGGCGTGTTCCACAATACGGTGTTCGAGCGCATGTCATCCCTGATCAGCCGACTCGGGTACGAGCGCGGGCTGATTGTGCAGGGCGCAGAAGGATCAGAGGACCTCTTCATCCATCGCCCGACGCGCACCTACCGGGTCGAGAACGGCGAGGCGCACCTGCAGGTCATCAACCCGGAGGCATACGGGCTGGAGCAAGAGCCGCCGGAGCTGGCGTGGGATGCGGCACTGCAATTGGCGACCACACGGGAGGTACTGCAGGGCACAGCCCATATGGCGTTCGTTCATCAGGTGCTGCTGAATGCCGCCGTCCGCCTGGAGCTGACCGGGCGAGCCAGCTCGGTCGAGGAGGGCATCTACACATGCAAAGCACTGCTCGACAGCGGCGAGCCCTGGCGACTGTTCCAGCGCTGGCAGCAATCGCTGCAGCCCAAGACGGCGGCTGAGGGTGTCGCACAGCAGGCGCTTCAACCGTAA
- a CDS encoding SPFH domain-containing protein has protein sequence MAIIRVVKYDGAPDVLAWKYPETELGTWTQLIVNETQEALFFKDGQALDLLAAGRHTLSTANIPILSNLVNLPFGGDSPFAAEVWFINKAVNLDVKWGTAQPLQLQDPRYKIMISVRSFGQFGIQVEDARKFLLKLNGTLPQFDTSAIVKHFRGVLMSNILEYISGYLVHRQISLLEISAYMGEISRHIEQRLVPAFAEFGIRLTHFYVESINTPEDDPGTARLRDALAKRAEMDILGYTYQQERTFDTLEGAARNEGGSSSALMGAGLGLGMGYGVGGAFGSAMGQLSGSMDPGRPVRACPSCQMSNPEGARFCIGCGTTLQAASPPANPCSNCGQPLMAGSKFCGHCGDRYHPCPGCGTDNAESAASCSKCGRGLNVRCPSCGIAITHSGKHCIECGSSLQLGCSACGHEVQRGQKFCLECGHKLD, from the coding sequence ATGGCGATAATCAGAGTGGTGAAATATGATGGAGCACCGGATGTGCTCGCGTGGAAATATCCCGAGACGGAGCTGGGCACATGGACGCAGTTAATCGTCAATGAGACGCAGGAGGCGTTGTTTTTCAAGGACGGCCAGGCGCTGGACCTGCTGGCAGCAGGACGGCATACACTGAGCACAGCCAACATACCGATATTATCGAACCTCGTCAATCTGCCGTTTGGGGGCGATTCGCCCTTTGCCGCAGAGGTGTGGTTCATTAACAAGGCGGTCAATCTGGATGTGAAATGGGGGACGGCTCAGCCTCTGCAGCTTCAGGACCCGCGTTACAAAATTATGATCTCTGTCCGTTCCTTCGGGCAATTCGGCATCCAGGTAGAGGATGCGCGCAAGTTTCTGCTCAAGCTGAACGGCACGCTCCCTCAATTCGATACCTCCGCGATTGTGAAGCATTTCCGCGGGGTGCTGATGTCCAATATTTTGGAGTATATCTCAGGCTATCTCGTTCATCGACAGATCAGTCTGCTTGAGATCAGCGCATATATGGGGGAAATATCCCGGCACATAGAGCAGCGTCTCGTTCCGGCGTTTGCCGAATTCGGTATTCGTCTCACCCATTTCTACGTGGAGTCGATCAATACGCCAGAGGATGATCCGGGAACGGCGAGGCTGCGGGATGCGCTGGCGAAGCGGGCGGAGATGGATATTCTAGGCTACACGTACCAGCAGGAGCGTACCTTCGATACGCTGGAGGGAGCCGCCCGCAATGAAGGCGGCAGCAGCTCGGCGCTCATGGGGGCGGGGCTTGGTCTGGGGATGGGCTATGGCGTCGGCGGGGCATTCGGCTCGGCTATGGGACAGTTGTCCGGGTCGATGGATCCGGGACGTCCTGTACGAGCCTGTCCCTCCTGCCAGATGTCCAACCCGGAGGGGGCGCGCTTCTGCATCGGCTGCGGCACTACGCTGCAGGCGGCATCTCCGCCTGCGAATCCATGCAGCAACTGCGGTCAGCCATTGATGGCTGGTTCCAAGTTCTGCGGACATTGTGGCGACCGGTACCATCCCTGTCCCGGCTGCGGAACCGATAATGCGGAATCGGCAGCAAGCTGCTCCAAGTGCGGTCGCGGGCTGAATGTGCGCTGCCCATCCTGCGGCATTGCAATCACGCATAGCGGCAAGCACTGCATCGAGTGCGGCTCAAGCCTCCAACTGGGCTGCAGCGCTTGCGGACATGAGGTGCAGCGAGGACAGAAATTCTGCCTGGAATGTGGACATAAGCTCGACTAA
- a CDS encoding oxalate decarboxylase family bicupin — translation MEHSSRAPYPAPSIPQPIRPDGAGAVDKGPRDVMRDMQNPDMLVPPVTDAGLIPNLRFWFSDTHMTLNHGGWSREVTIRELPIATTLAGVNMSLTPGGVRELHWHQQAEWSYMLLGHARITAVDQNGRNFIADVGPGDLWYFPPGIPHSIQGLEDGCEFLLVFDDGHFSDLNTLSISDWFAHTPKEVLAANFGVAQEAFRDIPTGQVYIYQDKVPGPIASQEVTSPYGTVPFPFKHSLLAQPPLKTPGGSVRIVDSTNFPASQKIAAALVEIEPGAMRELHWHPNNDEWQYYLTGQGRMTVFGGDGAARTFDVRAGDVGYVPFAYGHYIQNTGTDTLWFLEIFKSSRFEDVSLNQWMALTPTELVASNLHASPELMHALRKVKWPVVKYPPPMR, via the coding sequence GTGGAGCATTCCAGCCGCGCCCCCTACCCCGCCCCATCCATCCCGCAGCCGATCCGACCGGACGGAGCCGGTGCTGTAGACAAGGGTCCGCGAGATGTCATGCGCGATATGCAAAACCCGGATATGCTGGTGCCTCCGGTGACTGACGCCGGGCTGATTCCGAATCTGCGCTTCTGGTTCTCCGATACGCATATGACACTCAATCATGGAGGCTGGTCGCGTGAGGTAACGATACGCGAGCTTCCGATCGCAACCACGCTGGCTGGTGTCAATATGAGCCTGACCCCTGGCGGTGTCAGGGAGCTGCATTGGCATCAGCAAGCGGAGTGGTCTTATATGCTGCTCGGCCATGCAAGAATAACCGCCGTCGACCAGAATGGCCGCAACTTCATCGCAGATGTCGGCCCAGGGGATCTGTGGTACTTTCCTCCGGGTATTCCCCACTCCATCCAGGGGCTGGAGGACGGCTGCGAGTTTCTGTTGGTGTTCGATGATGGGCACTTCTCCGATCTGAACACCTTGTCCATCTCGGACTGGTTCGCTCATACGCCCAAGGAGGTGCTGGCGGCCAACTTTGGCGTGGCCCAGGAAGCCTTTCGCGATATTCCGACCGGGCAGGTTTACATCTATCAGGATAAGGTTCCTGGACCGATCGCTTCGCAAGAGGTCACTTCCCCTTACGGTACCGTGCCATTTCCCTTCAAGCACTCCCTGCTGGCACAGCCTCCGCTCAAGACACCGGGCGGCAGTGTGCGCATCGTTGATTCGACGAACTTCCCGGCCTCGCAGAAGATCGCCGCCGCGCTGGTCGAGATCGAGCCGGGCGCGATGCGTGAGCTGCACTGGCATCCTAATAATGATGAGTGGCAATATTACCTGACCGGGCAAGGTCGCATGACGGTGTTCGGCGGGGATGGTGCGGCTCGTACCTTCGATGTGCGCGCGGGGGATGTTGGCTACGTTCCCTTTGCTTACGGACACTATATTCAAAATACCGGCACCGACACGCTATGGTTTCTGGAGATATTCAAGAGCAGCCGCTTCGAGGATGTATCGCTGAATCAGTGGATGGCGCTCACGCCGACAGAGCTGGTCGCAAGCAATCTGCATGCGTCTCCAGAGCTGATGCATGCGCTGCGGAAGGTGAAATGGCCGGTGGTCAAATATCCGCCGCCCATGCGTTAA
- the thiM gene encoding hydroxyethylthiazole kinase, translated as MNIVHAIAHSLETLRASKPIVHHITNYVTVNDCANIALAIGASPIMADEADEMKDIVSLAGALVLNVGTLNHRTVESMLLAGKYANERNIPVVLDPVGAGASALRGKTVERLLHEVKISVLRGNLSEIRFAAGLESLAAGVDASEADLARSAAAARESAELAGRQLGCVIGLTGAVDVVTDGSRTVLIRNGVPELSGVTGTGCMCSTLVGAFCAVEHDLLLAAAGGIMAMGIAGELAAEASAGRGSGSFHIGIIDAASRLDSDLILRLAKLDARA; from the coding sequence ATGAATATCGTACATGCCATTGCCCATTCTCTGGAGACGCTGCGTGCATCCAAGCCGATTGTGCATCATATTACCAACTATGTGACGGTAAATGACTGCGCCAACATCGCGCTGGCCATTGGCGCATCGCCCATCATGGCCGATGAGGCCGATGAGATGAAGGACATCGTCTCGCTGGCCGGCGCACTCGTGCTGAACGTGGGCACCTTGAACCATCGTACTGTTGAATCGATGCTATTGGCGGGCAAGTACGCTAATGAACGAAATATTCCGGTCGTGCTTGACCCGGTAGGAGCAGGGGCATCGGCGCTGCGCGGCAAGACGGTGGAGCGTCTGCTGCACGAGGTGAAGATTAGCGTGCTGCGCGGCAATCTGTCGGAGATCCGCTTCGCGGCGGGGCTGGAGTCGCTGGCCGCAGGGGTGGATGCCTCTGAGGCAGACCTGGCTCGCAGTGCGGCGGCGGCGCGTGAGTCGGCTGAGCTGGCGGGGCGGCAGCTCGGGTGCGTGATCGGGCTGACGGGGGCGGTCGATGTGGTTACAGATGGCAGCCGCACCGTGCTGATCCGCAACGGTGTGCCGGAGCTGTCGGGGGTTACCGGCACAGGCTGCATGTGCTCGACGCTGGTCGGGGCATTCTGCGCGGTAGAGCATGATCTGCTTCTGGCGGCGGCAGGCGGGATTATGGCGATGGGCATCGCCGGAGAGCTGGCAGCGGAGGCGTCTGCGGGGCGGGGGAGCGGCTCCTTCCATATCGGTATTATCGATGCGGCGAGTCGTCTGGATAGTGATCTGATATTGCGTCTTGCGAAGCTGGACGCAAGAGCGTAA
- a CDS encoding alpha/beta hydrolase, producing the protein MNHKHIYQPGDVQAPVLVLFHGTGGTERDLLSLAQELSPSSAVLSVRGNVSENGMPRFFRRLAEGVFDIEDLKLRTREMKQFLDEAAVEYGLERSRFVAVGYSNGANIAGSLLFHYADALAGAILHHPMVPLRGLELPQLHGVPIFIGAGTNDPICSPAETEELTTLLTGAGAEVAVHWESAGHRLTASEVAASAAWFGRQFA; encoded by the coding sequence ATGAATCATAAGCATATCTATCAGCCTGGGGATGTCCAGGCGCCGGTGCTCGTCCTGTTCCACGGGACGGGTGGCACCGAGCGTGATCTGCTGTCGCTGGCACAGGAGCTGTCTCCGTCCTCGGCGGTGCTGAGTGTCCGGGGCAATGTGTCGGAGAACGGGATGCCGAGATTTTTCCGCAGATTGGCGGAGGGGGTATTCGATATCGAGGATCTGAAGCTGCGCACCAGGGAGATGAAGCAATTTCTGGATGAGGCTGCTGTAGAATACGGCCTGGAGCGCAGCCGCTTCGTCGCCGTCGGCTATTCCAATGGCGCGAATATTGCGGGCAGCCTGCTGTTCCATTATGCCGATGCGCTGGCTGGTGCGATACTCCATCATCCGATGGTGCCGCTCAGAGGGCTGGAGCTGCCGCAACTGCACGGCGTGCCGATCTTCATCGGGGCGGGTACCAATGACCCGATCTGTTCCCCGGCAGAGACGGAGGAGCTGACGACGCTGCTGACTGGAGCTGGCGCGGAGGTGGCGGTGCATTGGGAATCGGCGGGGCATCGTCTGACCGCATCCGAGGTGGCCGCATCGGCTGCATGGTTCGGCCGTCAGTTTGCTTGA
- a CDS encoding ring-cleaving dioxygenase has translation MTKRTAGIHHITAFVRSAQKTTDFYAGILGLRLVKQTINFDAPEVYHLYFGDQAGSPGTIITFFPWPHSRQGRVGSGQVGVTTYAIPVGALPFWEERLQRLGVTFRKSERFGEHYIQLEDVDGLQLELVERAEGAASEWAFGGVPADKAIKGFGGAILYSSAPQETARVLEQVMGLERTAEEGDMLRFRATGELGNLIDVKLGPVPRGVGGAGTVHHIAWRAVDDADHKLWREHVQAGGLQPTPIVDRQYFNALYFREGGDILFEIATDPPGFARDEPSETLGGKLMLPPWYEPQRAAIVSNLEPFEVRVLEGDQ, from the coding sequence ATGACGAAACGTACAGCAGGTATTCACCATATTACGGCTTTTGTTAGAAGCGCACAGAAAACAACAGATTTTTATGCGGGTATTCTCGGGCTTCGTCTGGTGAAGCAGACCATCAATTTTGATGCGCCGGAGGTGTACCATCTGTACTTTGGGGACCAGGCGGGCAGCCCGGGGACGATTATTACCTTCTTTCCATGGCCTCATTCCCGTCAGGGCAGGGTAGGCAGCGGTCAAGTCGGCGTTACGACCTACGCGATTCCGGTAGGGGCTCTGCCCTTCTGGGAGGAGCGTCTACAGCGTCTGGGCGTGACGTTCCGCAAGTCGGAGCGCTTCGGCGAGCACTATATACAGTTGGAGGATGTGGATGGTCTGCAACTGGAGCTGGTTGAACGGGCGGAGGGAGCCGCTAGCGAATGGGCCTTCGGTGGCGTGCCCGCAGACAAGGCGATCAAAGGCTTCGGTGGCGCGATTCTGTACAGCTCGGCTCCGCAGGAGACGGCTCGCGTGCTGGAGCAGGTGATGGGGCTGGAGCGGACAGCAGAGGAAGGCGACATGCTACGCTTCAGAGCCACGGGAGAGCTGGGCAATCTGATTGATGTCAAGCTGGGGCCGGTGCCACGCGGCGTAGGCGGAGCTGGTACGGTGCATCACATCGCATGGCGTGCGGTGGACGACGCTGACCATAAGCTATGGCGGGAGCATGTTCAAGCAGGCGGACTGCAGCCAACGCCAATTGTTGATCGGCAATATTTCAATGCACTCTACTTCCGCGAGGGCGGAGACATATTGTTCGAGATTGCGACTGACCCGCCGGGCTTTGCCCGTGACGAGCCAAGCGAGACACTGGGCGGGAAGCTGATGCTGCCGCCGTGGTATGAGCCGCAACGGGCGGCGATTGTCAGCAATCTGGAGCCATTCGAGGTACGGGTATTGGAGGGGGATCAATGA
- a CDS encoding nitroreductase family protein, which produces MTISNESSFETLVRGRRSAAKFIPGIEIPDKEIEDMLSLTKFAPSAFNLQHAHYLVVKDEQVKLQVYEAASKQYKVKSASAVIVVLGNTEAYKDAARINEGLMHLGILNKQEYDMTVSSVEQFYEQRGDVFKREEAIRNASLSAMLFMLIAKDRGWDTCPMIGFDPEALRAALHIPDNYVPALIIALGKEDTASQRPRGYRKPTREFVSFNSF; this is translated from the coding sequence ATGACCATCTCTAACGAATCCAGCTTTGAGACGCTAGTACGGGGACGCCGTTCGGCCGCGAAATTTATTCCGGGTATTGAGATACCAGATAAGGAAATAGAGGACATGCTAAGCTTGACGAAGTTCGCGCCTTCAGCCTTCAATTTGCAGCATGCGCATTACCTGGTGGTGAAGGATGAGCAAGTCAAGCTGCAGGTGTATGAGGCGGCCAGCAAGCAGTATAAGGTAAAGAGCGCATCGGCGGTAATCGTGGTGCTCGGCAACACCGAAGCGTACAAGGATGCGGCCCGAATTAATGAAGGCCTGATGCATCTGGGCATCCTCAACAAGCAGGAGTACGACATGACAGTCAGCTCGGTCGAGCAATTCTATGAGCAGCGCGGCGACGTATTCAAGCGTGAGGAAGCGATACGCAATGCCAGCCTGTCGGCGATGCTGTTCATGCTGATCGCCAAGGACAGAGGCTGGGACACCTGTCCGATGATCGGATTCGACCCGGAGGCGCTGCGCGCGGCTCTTCATATACCGGACAACTACGTTCCGGCTCTGATTATCGCACTCGGCAAGGAGGACACAGCGAGTCAGCGTCCTCGCGGCTACCGCAAGCCGACTCGTGAATTTGTCAGCTTCAATTCATTTTGA
- a CDS encoding MarR family winged helix-turn-helix transcriptional regulator has product METSRNEALSLFIALSRASQWVNAHVDRDIKSMGLNRTEFGVLELLYHKGEQPIQQIGEKVLMSSGNITYVVDKLEKKELARRRACTVDRRLTYAEITEKGKQFIEEVFPGHVDIIQRAVSGLTEQEQQQAAKLLKKLGKSAQESF; this is encoded by the coding sequence GTGGAGACTAGCAGAAATGAAGCGCTGAGCCTGTTTATTGCTCTGTCCCGCGCCAGCCAGTGGGTGAATGCCCATGTCGACCGTGACATTAAAAGTATGGGTCTGAACCGCACTGAATTCGGCGTATTGGAGCTTCTGTATCATAAGGGGGAGCAGCCCATACAGCAGATCGGCGAGAAGGTGCTGATGAGCAGCGGCAACATTACGTATGTGGTCGATAAGCTGGAGAAGAAGGAGCTTGCCCGCCGCAGAGCCTGTACCGTGGATCGCCGCCTCACGTATGCGGAGATTACGGAGAAGGGGAAGCAATTCATTGAGGAAGTATTCCCCGGCCATGTGGACATTATCCAGCGCGCGGTATCTGGCTTGACGGAGCAGGAGCAGCAGCAGGCGGCTAAGCTGCTCAAGAAGCTGGGGAAGTCGGCGCAGGAGAGCTTCTAG